One genomic region from Pirellulales bacterium encodes:
- the pgm gene encoding phosphoglucomutase (alpha-D-glucose-1,6-bisphosphate-dependent) yields the protein MPISPLAGKPAPRDMLIDVAALDREYHDRQPDLSDRAQLVAFGTSGHRGTPLRGTFTETHIRAITQAICDYRRGQHIDGPIFMGKDTHALSSPAQNTALEVLAANAVETIIQPDDGVTPTPVISRAIIVYNRGRKQHSADGIVITPSHNPPEDGGFKYNPPNGGPADTDVTSWIQRRANDLLKANNVEVKLVPLAAALRADTTHQQDYVRPYVDDLASVIDMEAIRSAGLKLGVDPLGGAAVHYWEPIVERYGLDITVVNKTVDPTFGFMTVDHDGQIRMDCSSPYAMARLVGLKDKFRVAFANDPDSDRHGIVTPGAGLMNPNHFLAVAIRYLLTHRPDWPASAAVGKTLVSSSMIDRVVGRLGRKLSEVPVGFKWFAPGLFDGSYCFGGEESAGASFLRRDGTVWTTDKDGPIMDLLAAEITAVTEKDPGQHYQELAAQFGTSYYTRIDAPATPEQKSRLAKLSPEAVRADTMAGEPIVAKLTRAPGNDAAIGGLKVVAANAWFAARPSGTEDIYKIYAESFTSQSHLNSVVAEAQKIVAAALG from the coding sequence ATGCCAATTTCGCCTTTAGCTGGAAAGCCCGCCCCGCGCGACATGCTGATCGACGTTGCGGCCTTGGACCGCGAATATCATGATCGCCAGCCCGATCTGAGCGATCGGGCGCAACTGGTAGCCTTCGGCACGAGCGGTCATCGCGGCACGCCTCTTCGCGGCACGTTCACCGAGACCCACATTCGCGCCATCACCCAAGCCATCTGCGACTACCGCCGCGGCCAACACATCGACGGCCCGATTTTCATGGGCAAGGATACGCATGCGCTGTCGAGCCCAGCTCAAAATACCGCGCTGGAGGTGCTCGCAGCCAACGCCGTCGAAACGATCATCCAGCCCGACGACGGCGTCACGCCCACGCCCGTGATTTCGCGGGCGATCATCGTCTACAACCGGGGCCGCAAGCAGCATTCGGCCGACGGCATCGTGATCACTCCGTCGCACAATCCGCCGGAAGACGGCGGCTTCAAATACAATCCGCCCAACGGCGGCCCGGCCGACACCGATGTCACCAGTTGGATCCAGCGCCGCGCCAACGATCTGCTGAAAGCGAACAATGTGGAAGTGAAGTTGGTGCCGCTTGCTGCCGCCCTCCGCGCCGACACGACGCACCAGCAGGATTACGTCCGCCCGTATGTCGACGATTTGGCAAGCGTGATCGATATGGAGGCGATTCGTTCGGCCGGGCTCAAATTGGGCGTCGATCCGCTCGGCGGCGCGGCGGTGCATTATTGGGAGCCGATCGTCGAACGCTATGGTTTGGACATCACGGTCGTGAACAAGACGGTCGATCCGACGTTCGGCTTCATGACGGTCGACCACGATGGCCAAATCCGCATGGATTGCTCGAGCCCGTATGCGATGGCGCGGCTGGTCGGGCTGAAGGACAAGTTTCGCGTTGCGTTTGCCAACGATCCCGATTCCGATCGGCATGGGATCGTCACGCCCGGCGCGGGGCTAATGAATCCGAATCATTTTCTGGCCGTCGCCATTCGCTATCTGCTCACGCATCGCCCCGACTGGCCGGCGAGCGCTGCGGTCGGCAAGACGCTGGTCTCCAGCAGTATGATCGACCGGGTGGTCGGACGGCTTGGCCGGAAGCTCTCGGAAGTGCCGGTGGGGTTCAAATGGTTCGCGCCGGGCTTGTTCGACGGTTCGTATTGTTTCGGCGGCGAAGAGAGCGCGGGAGCGAGTTTCTTGCGCCGCGACGGCACGGTGTGGACGACCGACAAGGACGGCCCGATCATGGACCTCTTGGCCGCCGAAATCACGGCCGTCACGGAGAAAGACCCCGGCCAACATTATCAAGAGCTGGCGGCCCAATTCGGCACCTCGTATTACACGAGGATCGATGCGCCGGCCACGCCCGAGCAAAAATCCCGCCTGGCAAAGCTTTCGCCCGAAGCGGTGCGGGCCGACACGATGGCCGGCGAGCCGATCGTGGCCAAGCTGACTCGGGCTCCCGGCAATGACGCGGCGATCGGCGGCTTGAAAGTGGTCGCAGCGAATGCTTGGTTCGCCGCCCGTCCCTCCGGCACCGAGGATATTTACAAGATCTACGCGGAAAGCTTTACAAGCCAATCGCATCTGAACTCGGTTGTCGCCGAAGCCCAAAAGATCGTCGCCGCGGCATTGGGCTGA
- a CDS encoding DegT/DnrJ/EryC1/StrS family aminotransferase has protein sequence MDGSPGKCSSASASDSSSAHVSVPVPLLDMSRQYEPLREAIRAAIDRVCESGRFILGPDCEQFERSIAAFAGAHHAIACASGSDALLLALMALRIGPGDEVILPSYTFFATASAVWRLGATPVFVDIDPATFNIDPQTIAARATGATKAILPVHLFGQCADMEEICRVAERLNVPVIEDAAQAIGAGYRGRSAGTLGDMACFSFYPTKNLGGFGDGGMLTTNSHELAARLRLLRAHGMEPRYYHKVVGINSRLDSIQAAVLQVKLPHLNRWAQLRRANAELYHELFAEYGLEQVLALPATAAGCMHVWNQYVIRVPDGRRDALRTHLSSAKIGSEIYYPVSLHQQECFRSLGYTASSLPESERAARETLALPIFPELRELEQRAVVGRIAEFFGAQKPATRVKRPKFLDRRGASKPV, from the coding sequence ATGGATGGATCTCCCGGCAAGTGTTCGTCGGCATCGGCAAGCGACTCCTCTTCGGCCCACGTTTCCGTGCCGGTTCCGCTGCTGGATATGAGCCGGCAATACGAGCCGCTCCGCGAGGCCATTCGGGCGGCCATCGATCGGGTTTGCGAGTCGGGACGATTCATTTTGGGTCCCGATTGCGAGCAGTTCGAGCGATCGATCGCCGCTTTTGCCGGCGCGCACCACGCGATCGCCTGCGCTTCCGGCAGCGATGCGCTGTTGCTGGCGTTGATGGCGTTGCGGATCGGCCCCGGCGATGAAGTGATCTTGCCCTCGTACACGTTTTTCGCAACCGCAAGCGCCGTTTGGCGATTGGGGGCAACGCCCGTGTTCGTCGACATCGACCCGGCGACGTTCAATATCGATCCGCAAACGATCGCCGCCCGTGCCACCGGCGCCACCAAAGCCATCCTGCCGGTGCACCTGTTCGGGCAATGTGCCGACATGGAGGAGATTTGCCGGGTAGCCGAGCGGCTGAATGTTCCGGTGATCGAAGACGCGGCCCAAGCGATCGGCGCGGGTTATCGCGGCCGTTCGGCGGGCACGCTTGGCGATATGGCCTGTTTCAGTTTTTATCCGACGAAGAATCTGGGCGGCTTTGGCGACGGCGGGATGCTGACCACCAATTCGCACGAACTGGCCGCGCGGCTGCGGCTATTGCGGGCCCACGGCATGGAGCCGCGCTACTATCACAAAGTGGTCGGCATCAACAGCCGATTGGATTCGATCCAGGCGGCCGTGCTGCAGGTGAAACTGCCGCACTTGAATCGCTGGGCCCAACTGCGGCGAGCCAACGCCGAGTTGTATCACGAACTGTTCGCCGAATATGGATTGGAGCAGGTGTTGGCACTGCCTGCCACCGCGGCCGGATGCATGCATGTTTGGAATCAGTATGTGATTCGCGTGCCCGACGGGAGGCGCGATGCGCTGCGCACGCATTTGTCGAGCGCCAAAATCGGCTCGGAAATCTACTATCCGGTTTCGCTGCACCAACAAGAGTGCTTCCGCAGCTTGGGCTATACGGCAAGCAGCCTGCCGGAATCGGAGCGCGCGGCCCGGGAAACCCTGGCTTTGCCGATTTTCCCCGAACTGCGTGAGTTGGAGCAGCGGGCGGTGGTCGGCCGAATTGCCGAGTTCTTCGGTGCCCAAAAGCCGGCCACACGCGTAAAACGCCCGAAATTCCTCGACCGCCGCGGTGCGAGCAAGCCGGTTTAG
- a CDS encoding acetate/propionate family kinase: protein MATRVLTINGGSSSIKFAVYALGERPHKELSGEVDRIGLGHSTLSFKISDGTSSRQTIDAADSSRTVEHLIAWLDNRIGLESIAAVGHRIVHGGPKLWQSKLVESETIAELKRISPWDPNHLPAEIALIEAFAERCPRLPQVACFDTAFHRDLPRVAKLLPLPRQLEAEGVRRYGFHGLSFTFLLQELGRVAGAEAAAGRVILAHLGAGASLAAVRAGKCIDTTMAFTPTAGLVMATRCGDIDPGLLVYLMRNRHMTADQVDDMVNRKSGLFGISETTPDMRDLLLRRAGDERAAEAVAIFCYQVKKWIGAFVAALGGLDTLVFSGGIGENAAEVRRLICESLECFGIQIDAPRNESNSAVISPDRSRATVRVIRTDEESVIVAAVQAFLQKR, encoded by the coding sequence ATGGCGACGCGCGTGCTCACGATCAACGGCGGCTCGTCGAGTATCAAGTTTGCCGTGTATGCGCTCGGCGAGAGGCCCCATAAGGAATTGTCGGGCGAAGTCGATCGCATCGGGCTCGGTCATTCGACGCTCAGTTTCAAAATCTCGGATGGGACATCTTCGCGGCAGACCATCGATGCCGCCGATTCTTCGCGAACCGTCGAGCATCTGATCGCTTGGCTCGACAACCGAATCGGCCTCGAATCGATTGCAGCCGTCGGGCATCGGATCGTGCATGGCGGTCCAAAACTCTGGCAATCGAAATTAGTCGAGTCCGAGACGATCGCCGAGTTGAAGCGGATCAGCCCTTGGGATCCGAATCATTTGCCGGCCGAAATCGCGCTCATTGAAGCATTCGCCGAGCGCTGCCCGAGGTTGCCGCAAGTGGCTTGCTTTGACACGGCCTTTCATCGCGACTTGCCGCGCGTGGCAAAGCTGCTTCCCCTGCCGCGGCAATTGGAAGCGGAAGGCGTGCGGCGGTACGGTTTTCACGGGCTGTCGTTCACGTTTTTGCTTCAAGAACTTGGTCGTGTCGCCGGCGCGGAAGCCGCGGCCGGCCGGGTCATTCTTGCCCACCTTGGCGCCGGCGCCAGCCTTGCCGCGGTGCGCGCGGGAAAATGCATCGACACGACGATGGCCTTTACGCCGACCGCCGGATTGGTGATGGCCACGCGCTGCGGCGACATTGATCCCGGCCTGCTCGTGTATTTGATGCGCAACCGCCATATGACGGCCGATCAGGTCGACGATATGGTCAACCGCAAGAGCGGCCTTTTCGGCATTTCGGAAACCACTCCCGACATGCGCGATCTGCTGCTTCGCCGGGCCGGCGACGAACGGGCAGCGGAAGCGGTGGCGATTTTTTGTTATCAAGTGAAAAAGTGGATCGGGGCTTTCGTCGCGGCGCTGGGTGGGCTCGACACCCTCGTCTTCTCCGGTGGAATTGGCGAGAATGCCGCGGAGGTTCGCCGGCTGATCTGTGAATCGTTGGAATGCTTCGGCATTCAAATCGACGCGCCGCGCAACGAAAGCAATTCCGCGGTGATTTCGCCCGATCGCAGCCGAGCGACCGTGCGCGTCATTCGCACGGACGAAGAATCCGTGATCGTCGCCGCCGTGCAAGCGTTTCTACAAAAGCGTTAA